Within Actinosynnema pretiosum, the genomic segment TGCGATCACGTTCACCGGACGTCATGGCAGGACAGCCTAAGGACGCCGTTAGGCTCGCTGGGCATGAGCGCCTTCACGACAGCAATCGTGCCCGCGGCCGGGTTGGGCACCCGCTTCCTCCCGACCACCAAGGCCGTGCCCAAGGAGCTGCTGCCGGTCGTCGACACCCCCGGCATCGAACTCGTCGCCACCGAGGCGGCCGAGGCGGGCGCCACCAAGCTGATCATTGTCACCTCCCCCGGCAAGGAGTCGGTGGCGCAGTACTTCCGCCCCCAGCCCGAGCTGGAGGAGACCCTGGAGAGCCGCGGCAAGTCCGACCTGGTCGCCAAGGTCCGCCGCGCCCCCGCCCTGCTCGACGTGGAGACCGCGCTCCAGGAGAAGGCCCTCGGGCTCGGCCACGCCGTCGGCTGCGCCGAGGCCAACCTGACCGACGCCGACGAGGCCGTCGCCGTGCTGCTGCCCGACGACCTGGTGCTCCCCACCGGCGTGCTCTCCCGCATGGCCGCCGTGCGCGACCGCTTCGGCGGCAGCGTGCTGTGCGCGTTCGACATCCCGCGCGAGCAGATCTCCGCGTACGGCGTGTTCGACGTGAACGACACCGACGACGACGACGTCAAGCAGGTCGTCGGCATGGTCGAGAAGCCCAAGGCCGAGGACGCTCCGTCCACCTACGCCGCCGCGGGCCGCTACCTCCTCGATCGGGCGATCTTCGACGCCCTCAAGCGGATCACCCCCGGCGCGGGCGGCGAGCTCCAGCTCACCGACGCCATCGCGCTGCTGATCTCCGAGGGCCACCCGGTGCACGTCGTGGTCCACCG encodes:
- a CDS encoding UTP--glucose-1-phosphate uridylyltransferase, yielding MSAFTTAIVPAAGLGTRFLPTTKAVPKELLPVVDTPGIELVATEAAEAGATKLIIVTSPGKESVAQYFRPQPELEETLESRGKSDLVAKVRRAPALLDVETALQEKALGLGHAVGCAEANLTDADEAVAVLLPDDLVLPTGVLSRMAAVRDRFGGSVLCAFDIPREQISAYGVFDVNDTDDDDVKQVVGMVEKPKAEDAPSTYAAAGRYLLDRAIFDALKRITPGAGGELQLTDAIALLISEGHPVHVVVHRGGRHDLGNPGGFLKAAVDFALEHPDYGPELGEWLRGRLGNS